Proteins encoded together in one Plutella xylostella chromosome 17, ilPluXylo3.1, whole genome shotgun sequence window:
- the LOC105383187 gene encoding oxidized purine nucleoside triphosphate hydrolase: MLLKKLYTLVFLRTDTAILLGLKKRGFGCNKWNGFGGKIEPKETVIEAALRELYEECCVTVKPENLQSIGQLEFTFEGDPMMMDVRVYSAKVFEGTPTETEEMNPKWFPYDQIPFKDMWLDDALWFPYMLKGQPFYGKFHYQGFDKILHYTVEELDSMEQFYLKYK, encoded by the coding sequence atgcTCCTGAAAAAGCTATACACTCTGGTGTTCCTACGCACCGACACCGCCATATTACTAGGCTTGAAAAAGCGTGGCTTTGGCTGCAACAAGTGGAACGGATTTGGCGGCAAAATTGAGCCGAAAGAAACGGTTATTGAAGCTGCTCTACGTGAGCTGTACGAGGAATGCTGCGTCACCGTCAAACCCGAGAACCTACAGAGCATCGGCCAACTGGAGTTCACCTTCGAAGGTGACCCCATGATGATGGACGTCAGAGTTTACTCCGCGAAGGTATTCGAGGGAACCCCGACTGAGACTGAAGAAATGAACCCTAAATGGTTCCCGTACGACCAGATACCTTTTAAAGACATGTGGCTCGACGATGCCCTCTGGTTTCCATACATGCTCAAGGGCCAGCCTTTCTATGGCAAGTTCCACTACCAGGGGTTTGATAAGATATTGCATTACACTGTTGAGGAGCTGGACTCTATGGaacagttttatttgaaatataaatga